From Gammaproteobacteria bacterium, a single genomic window includes:
- the rph gene encoding ribonuclease PH has translation MRPSKRKPDEMRPVRFTANYTRHAEGSVLAEFGETRVLCTASVECRVPPFLKGRQEGWVTAEYGMLPRATHTRTPREAARGKQGGRTLEIQRLIGRSLRAVVDRRALGERTITIDCDVIQADGGTRTAAISGGYIALALAAGRLVERRELDRNPIHGQVAAVSVGIFRGVPVLDLDYAEDMEAETDMNVVMNEAGGFVEIQGTAEGHAFLRSELEQLLGLAEHGVRSLLAAQAAVLDA, from the coding sequence TAAACGCAAGCCCGACGAGATGCGCCCCGTGCGCTTCACCGCGAACTACACCCGCCACGCCGAGGGGTCGGTGCTCGCGGAGTTCGGCGAGACCCGCGTGCTCTGCACCGCTTCGGTCGAATGCCGGGTCCCGCCGTTCTTGAAAGGCCGGCAGGAAGGCTGGGTCACGGCCGAGTACGGCATGCTGCCCCGCGCGACGCATACACGCACGCCGCGTGAAGCAGCCCGAGGCAAGCAAGGCGGCCGCACGCTCGAGATTCAGCGGCTGATCGGCCGCAGCTTGCGAGCGGTCGTGGACCGGCGCGCGCTCGGCGAGCGCACGATCACGATCGACTGCGACGTGATTCAGGCGGACGGCGGGACGCGCACGGCCGCGATCTCCGGCGGCTACATCGCGCTCGCGCTGGCCGCCGGCCGCCTCGTCGAGCGCCGCGAGCTCGACCGCAACCCGATCCACGGGCAGGTCGCGGCCGTCTCCGTCGGCATCTTTCGCGGCGTGCCCGTGCTCGACCTCGACTACGCGGAGGACATGGAGGCCGAGACGGACATGAACGTCGTGATGAACGAAGCGGGCGGATTCGTCGAGATACAGGGCACGGCGGAGGGTCACGCGTTCCTGCGCTCCGAGCTCGAGCAGCTCCTCGGCCTCGCGGAGCACGGCGTGCGGTCGCTGCTGGCCGCGCAAGCCGCCGTGCTCGACGCATGA
- the rdgB gene encoding RdgB/HAM1 family non-canonical purine NTP pyrophosphatase, whose translation MTVRWVVATGNRGKLAEIRTLLRDADVALVSQDELGIEPAAETAPSFVENALLKARHACERSGLPAIADDSGLCVDALGGAPGVRSARWAGPDADDRANVARLLEALEGVPEGRRGARFHCVVVALASPEDPAPLIATGTWAGRIATAPSGSGGFGYDPVFFDPLRGCTAAELPPERKNEISHRGIALRRLARLLEGGPGAE comes from the coding sequence ATGACGGTCCGCTGGGTCGTCGCGACCGGCAACCGCGGCAAGCTCGCGGAGATTCGCACGCTGCTGCGCGACGCCGACGTCGCGCTCGTCTCGCAGGACGAGCTCGGCATCGAGCCGGCGGCGGAGACGGCCCCGAGCTTCGTCGAGAACGCGCTCCTGAAGGCACGCCACGCTTGCGAGCGCTCGGGGCTCCCCGCGATCGCCGACGATTCGGGCCTCTGCGTCGATGCGCTCGGCGGGGCGCCCGGCGTGCGGTCGGCCCGGTGGGCGGGCCCGGACGCGGACGACCGGGCGAACGTGGCGCGCCTGCTCGAAGCCCTGGAGGGTGTGCCGGAAGGGCGCCGGGGCGCCCGGTTCCACTGCGTGGTCGTGGCGCTCGCATCCCCCGAGGACCCGGCCCCGCTGATCGCGACGGGGACCTGGGCCGGCCGGATCGCGACGGCCCCATCCGGCTCCGGCGGCTTCGGCTACGATCCGGTGTTCTTCGATCCGCTGCGAGGCTGCACGGCCGCCGAGCTTCCGCCCGAGCGCAAGAACGAGATCAGCCACCGCGGGATCGCGCTCCGCCGCCTCGCGCGGCTGCTCGAAGGCGGCCCCGGCGCGGAATGA
- the rpmE gene encoding 50S ribosomal protein L31 has protein sequence MKPNIHPEYKEITITCGCGNVIKTRSTHTEDMHVEVCSACHPFYTGKQKIVDTGGRVDKFRRRYGMTSSK, from the coding sequence ATGAAGCCGAATATTCATCCAGAGTACAAAGAAATCACGATCACGTGCGGATGCGGCAACGTGATCAAGACGCGGTCCACACACACCGAGGACATGCACGTCGAGGTGTGCTCCGCGTGTCATCCGTTCTATACCGGCAAGCAGAAGATCGTCGACACGGGCGGCCGCGTGGACAAATTCCGCCGCCGCTACGGCATGACCTCGAGCAAGTGA
- a CDS encoding citrate synthase, translating into MTEKRLTLTLPGSGEVVEFPVRQPTIGPEVVDVTQLYTEHGMFTFDPGYASTASCESSITYIDGEAGILLYRGYPIEQLARESSFIEVAYLLLHGELPTAAELEEFDHSIRTHTMINESLLRFFNGFHHNAHPMAMVSGVVASMAAFYHDSTDIHDPRDRDIFAHRIIAKLPTIAAAAYKHSRGQPFVYPQNRLDYCSNLLHMFFAVPSDEYQVDPVAAEALDLLFILHADHEQNCSTSTVRLAGSSGTNPYAAVAAGMSALWGPAHGGANEAVINMLEEIGSVDRIGQYVAKAKDRKDPFRLMGFGHRVYKSYDPRAAIIREMCHRLLEKLGQNDTPLFELALRLEEIALKDEYFIEKNLYPNVDFYSGIIYRALGIPKSMFTVMFAIARCVGWVTHWREMVTDPATRIGRPRQLYVGPTRRDYRPIAARSR; encoded by the coding sequence ATGACTGAGAAGCGCTTGACTCTGACCCTCCCCGGCTCGGGCGAGGTGGTCGAGTTCCCCGTACGCCAGCCGACGATCGGCCCCGAGGTCGTGGACGTCACGCAGCTCTATACAGAGCACGGCATGTTCACGTTCGACCCCGGATATGCGTCGACGGCGAGCTGCGAGAGCAGCATCACGTATATCGACGGCGAGGCCGGCATCCTGCTCTATCGCGGCTATCCGATCGAGCAGCTGGCCCGCGAGTCGAGCTTCATCGAGGTGGCTTATCTGCTGCTGCACGGCGAGCTGCCGACCGCCGCGGAGCTCGAGGAGTTCGATCACTCGATCCGCACGCACACGATGATCAACGAGTCGTTGCTGCGGTTCTTCAACGGCTTCCACCACAACGCGCACCCGATGGCGATGGTCTCGGGCGTCGTCGCTTCGATGGCGGCCTTCTACCACGACAGCACCGACATCCACGACCCGCGCGATCGCGACATCTTCGCGCATCGCATCATCGCGAAACTCCCGACGATCGCGGCCGCCGCCTACAAGCACTCGCGCGGCCAGCCGTTCGTTTATCCGCAGAACCGGCTGGACTACTGCAGCAACCTGCTGCACATGTTCTTCGCCGTGCCGTCCGACGAGTACCAAGTGGACCCGGTCGCCGCGGAAGCGCTCGACCTGCTGTTCATCCTGCATGCCGACCACGAGCAGAATTGCAGCACCTCCACCGTGCGCCTCGCCGGGAGCTCCGGGACGAACCCGTACGCGGCCGTCGCGGCCGGCATGTCGGCCCTGTGGGGGCCGGCGCACGGCGGCGCGAACGAAGCCGTCATCAACATGCTCGAGGAGATCGGCTCCGTCGACCGCATCGGGCAATACGTCGCGAAGGCGAAGGACAGAAAGGACCCGTTCCGCCTGATGGGCTTCGGGCACCGCGTCTACAAGAGCTACGATCCGCGCGCCGCGATCATCCGCGAGATGTGCCACCGGCTGCTCGAGAAGCTCGGTCAGAACGACACGCCTCTCTTCGAGCTCGCGTTGCGCCTCGAGGAGATCGCGTTGAAGGACGAGTACTTCATCGAAAAGAATCTCTACCCGAACGTCGACTTCTACTCGGGCATCATCTATCGGGCGCTCGGCATCCCGAAGTCGATGTTCACCGTGATGTTCGCGATCGCGCGCTGCGTCGGCTGGGTGACACACTGGCGGGAGATGGTGACGGATCCGGCCACGCGAATCGGCCGGCCCCGCCAGCTCTACGTCGGCCCGACTCGACGAGACTACCGCCCGATCGCGGCCCGCTCCCGCTGA
- a CDS encoding PBP1A family penicillin-binding protein — protein sequence MRRIARSLLGLLIGGAAVAAALTAVVVGGYYYVEPGLPHAEQLRDVQFQEPLRVYSRDGRLIQQYGPKRAPVDYEEIPEVLVRALVAAEDDRFFEHIGFDIPRTAYAIVNYLIARGDERPRGSSTITQQVAREYFLNQEVSLERKFKEWILALRIEAEFTKEEILELFFNTTFFGQNSYGVAAAAQTYFGKELGELTLSEAAILAGIPWGPSIANPIYSRENAARRRAYVLGRMRELGYVNEVEYRAALAEPISGERHGVEMQLDAPYIAEMVRLEMLRKFGDSAYTAGLKVTATVDSRLQEAAQAALRQGLIDYDQRHGYRGPIRRLELPPVTDAKEADGAPDGAFDEERLREALADYPPLVGFEAGVVLHADAVQAEVYLPSRGRVTIGLPAVAWAAPQLNEKGAVGARPDEVSDVLARGDIVRFTTLEDGSLQLAQLPEVQGAFVALDPSDGAIVALSGGFDFYLDSYNRATQSNRQPGSSFKPFVYSAALENGFTVATIVNDAPITIEDPVLETVWKPENYEKRFYGYVRLREALIHSINTASVRVILKAGIMNTVRHLQKFGFDEVALPPNAALALGVGGVSPLELAAGYAVFANGGFRVTPYFIDRIENAAGEVLYQAQPAFACGDCVEVPAGDEEPALIEDVTELYPPMRLAPRAISPQNAYLVTDMLHDAAGPGGTGARARRELGRLDIAGKTGTTNDLRDAWFAGFNPDVVAAAWVGFNFNRPLGGREQGAVTALPIWTAFMKEALEGVPERTFEEPPGIVTVRINPENGLVASGANPNTIFEKFRIGHLPEREPDAAFPTHDLPASPEGPATQPREIF from the coding sequence ATGAGACGTATCGCACGTAGCCTGCTCGGCTTGCTGATCGGCGGCGCGGCCGTCGCAGCGGCCCTGACGGCCGTCGTCGTCGGGGGCTATTACTATGTGGAGCCCGGGCTGCCGCACGCCGAGCAGCTTCGCGACGTGCAGTTCCAGGAGCCGCTGCGCGTGTACTCGCGTGACGGACGGCTGATCCAGCAGTACGGGCCGAAGCGCGCCCCGGTCGACTACGAGGAAATTCCCGAGGTGCTGGTGCGGGCGTTGGTTGCCGCCGAGGACGACCGCTTCTTCGAGCACATCGGCTTCGACATCCCGCGCACGGCATACGCCATCGTCAATTACTTGATCGCGCGAGGCGACGAGCGTCCGCGCGGCTCGAGCACGATCACCCAGCAGGTCGCACGCGAGTACTTCCTCAATCAGGAGGTTTCCCTCGAGCGAAAGTTCAAGGAGTGGATTCTCGCGCTGCGCATCGAAGCGGAGTTCACCAAGGAGGAGATTCTCGAGCTCTTCTTCAACACCACGTTCTTCGGGCAGAACTCGTACGGCGTGGCGGCGGCCGCGCAGACTTATTTCGGCAAGGAGCTCGGCGAGCTCACGCTCTCGGAGGCGGCCATTCTTGCCGGCATTCCGTGGGGGCCGTCCATTGCGAATCCGATCTACAGCCGCGAGAACGCGGCGCGGCGGCGGGCGTACGTGCTGGGCCGGATGCGCGAGCTCGGGTACGTCAACGAAGTCGAGTACCGTGCGGCGCTCGCGGAACCGATCAGCGGCGAGCGCCACGGCGTCGAGATGCAGCTCGACGCGCCCTATATCGCGGAGATGGTGCGGCTCGAGATGCTGCGGAAGTTCGGCGATTCCGCCTACACGGCCGGCCTGAAGGTGACGGCGACGGTGGACAGCCGGCTGCAGGAGGCGGCACAGGCGGCGCTGCGGCAGGGTCTGATCGATTACGACCAGCGCCACGGCTACCGCGGCCCGATCCGCCGGCTCGAGCTGCCGCCCGTCACGGATGCGAAAGAGGCGGACGGCGCGCCGGACGGAGCGTTCGACGAGGAGCGCCTGCGCGAGGCGCTCGCGGACTACCCGCCGCTCGTCGGCTTCGAGGCCGGCGTCGTGCTGCACGCCGACGCGGTGCAAGCCGAGGTTTACCTGCCGTCCCGGGGGCGCGTCACGATCGGGCTCCCGGCCGTGGCCTGGGCCGCCCCGCAGCTGAACGAGAAAGGGGCCGTCGGCGCCCGTCCGGACGAAGTCTCCGACGTCCTCGCTCGCGGGGATATCGTCCGCTTCACGACGCTCGAGGACGGCTCGCTGCAGCTCGCGCAGCTGCCGGAGGTGCAAGGCGCTTTCGTCGCGCTCGATCCGAGCGACGGCGCGATCGTCGCGCTGAGCGGCGGCTTCGACTTCTACCTCGACAGCTATAACCGCGCCACGCAGTCCAACCGTCAGCCGGGGTCGTCGTTCAAGCCGTTCGTGTATTCGGCCGCGCTGGAGAACGGCTTCACCGTCGCCACCATCGTCAACGATGCGCCGATCACGATAGAGGACCCGGTGCTCGAGACCGTCTGGAAGCCGGAGAACTACGAGAAGCGCTTTTACGGCTACGTCCGATTGCGCGAGGCGCTGATCCACTCGATCAACACCGCGTCCGTCCGTGTCATCCTGAAGGCGGGCATCATGAACACGGTGCGGCACCTCCAGAAATTCGGCTTCGACGAGGTCGCGCTGCCGCCGAACGCCGCCCTCGCGCTCGGCGTCGGCGGCGTCTCGCCGTTGGAGCTCGCGGCGGGGTACGCGGTGTTCGCGAACGGCGGGTTCCGCGTGACGCCTTATTTCATCGACCGCATCGAGAACGCCGCGGGCGAGGTGCTTTATCAAGCTCAGCCGGCATTCGCCTGCGGCGACTGCGTCGAGGTGCCGGCCGGCGACGAGGAACCCGCGCTGATCGAGGACGTCACGGAGCTTTATCCCCCGATGCGCCTCGCGCCCCGCGCAATCAGCCCGCAGAACGCGTACCTCGTCACGGACATGCTCCACGATGCGGCGGGGCCCGGAGGCACGGGCGCGCGCGCCCGGCGAGAGCTCGGGCGCTTGGACATCGCCGGCAAGACCGGCACGACGAACGACCTCCGCGACGCCTGGTTTGCGGGCTTCAACCCGGACGTCGTGGCCGCCGCATGGGTCGGCTTCAACTTCAATCGCCCTCTCGGGGGGCGCGAGCAGGGCGCCGTCACGGCGCTGCCGATTTGGACGGCGTTCATGAAGGAAGCCCTCGAGGGTGTTCCGGAGCGCACGTTCGAGGAGCCGCCCGGCATCGTGACCGTGCGCATCAACCCCGAGAACGGCCTCGTCGCGAGCGGCGCGAACCCGAACACGATCTTCGAGAAGTTCCGCATCGGGCACCTGCCCGAGCGGGAGCCCGACGCTGCGTTCCCGACCCACGACTTGCCCGCTTCCCCGGAAGGCCCGGCTACACAACCGCGCGAAATCTTTTGA